One part of the Hirundo rustica isolate bHirRus1 chromosome 11, bHirRus1.pri.v3, whole genome shotgun sequence genome encodes these proteins:
- the CNEP1R1 gene encoding nuclear envelope phosphatase-regulatory subunit 1 — protein sequence MNSLDQAEDLKAFERRLTEYIACLQPATGRWRMILIVVSVCTATGAWNWLIDPETQKVSFFTSLWNHPFFTISCITLIGLFFAGIHKRVVAPSIIAARCRTVLAEYNMSCDDTGKLILKPRPHVQ from the exons atGAACTCCCTGGACCAGGCTGAGG ATCTCAAAGCTTTTGAAAGAAGACTTACTGAATACATTGCATGTTTGCAACCAGCTACAGGACGTTGGAGAA TGATTTTGATAGTGGTATCAGTCTGCACAGCAACTGGGGCTTGGAACTGGTTAATAGACCCAGAGACACAAAAG GTATCATTTTTCACATCACTTTGGAATCACCCTTTTTTCACCATTAGCTGTATTACCCTAATAGGCTTGTTCTTTGCTGGAATCCACAAAAGAGTGGTGGCACCATCAAT TATAGCAGCCCGATGTCGAACTGTTTTGGCAGAATATAATATGTCCTGTGATGAT actggaaaattaattttgaaaccTAGGCCTCATGTTCAATAA